The Thermocrinis ruber genome has a window encoding:
- the rpsR gene encoding 30S ribosomal protein S18, translating to MEIKKGAKKTCYFCEKGKDPSYKEYEELAKFLSERGKIIGRRQTGVCAKHQRILSREIKRARQLALLPYLIT from the coding sequence ATGGAGATAAAAAAAGGTGCAAAAAAGACCTGTTATTTCTGTGAGAAGGGTAAAGATCCTTCTTACAAGGAGTATGAAGAGTTAGCAAAGTTTTTATCTGAAAGAGGCAAGATCATAGGCAGAAGGCAAACAGGCGTGTGTGCCAAGCATCAACGGATTCTGTCAAGGGAGATAAAGAGGGCAAGACAATTGGCACTACTACCTTATCTCATAACCTAA
- the ssb gene encoding single-stranded DNA-binding protein: protein MLNKVLIIGNLVRDPIINYLPSGTQVVEFSIAYNRRFKVNDEWREETHYFDVRAYGRLAEDLGTRLSKGYMVVIEGSLRQDRWVDKEGRPQSKVRIVASAVRIIRKPKAEGPIEEEVLPEDTEVGFEERPFSSEDDELPF, encoded by the coding sequence ATGCTCAATAAGGTACTAATTATAGGAAACCTGGTGAGGGACCCTATAATAAACTATCTCCCTTCCGGAACGCAGGTGGTGGAGTTTTCCATAGCATACAACAGAAGGTTTAAAGTTAACGATGAATGGAGAGAAGAGACCCATTATTTTGATGTTAGGGCCTACGGCAGGTTGGCAGAAGATTTGGGTACAAGGCTCTCCAAAGGCTACATGGTAGTGATAGAGGGGAGTCTCCGTCAGGACCGCTGGGTTGACAAAGAAGGCAGGCCACAGAGCAAGGTGAGAATTGTAGCCAGTGCGGTCAGGATCATAAGGAAGCCAAAGGCGGAAGGACCTATAGAGGAGGAGGTCCTGCCGGAAGATACAGAAGTGGGCTTTGAAGAAAGGCCCTTTTCTTCAGAAGATGATGAACTACCCTTTTAA
- the rpsF gene encoding 30S ribosomal protein S6 produces the protein MAKRYYETIRHYESVVVLKPTLSEEEVNRRVQEIKDFITKKGGEILNVLDWGLKPLAYRINNFTHGRYFIIEIRSENTDLPNELDFYYKINDDVIRWLNIKQKAKKEASHAQ, from the coding sequence ATGGCAAAGAGATATTATGAGACCATAAGGCATTATGAGAGCGTAGTGGTCTTAAAACCCACCCTCTCAGAAGAAGAGGTAAACAGAAGGGTTCAGGAGATAAAAGACTTTATAACCAAAAAGGGCGGTGAGATTCTGAACGTCTTAGATTGGGGGCTAAAGCCTCTCGCTTACAGGATCAACAACTTTACCCACGGCAGATATTTCATCATTGAAATAAGATCCGAAAACACTGATCTGCCTAACGAATTGGATTTTTATTACAAGATCAATGATGACGTTATAAGGTGGCTCAACATAAAGCAAAAAGCGAAAAAAGAAGCAAGCCATGCTCAATAA
- the hisIE gene encoding bifunctional phosphoribosyl-AMP cyclohydrolase/phosphoribosyl-ATP diphosphatase HisIE: protein MENSERNPLTYSDELIKNLKWNQEGLLPVIAQDYRTGEIRMFAWANQQALQLTLETGYAHYYSRSRKEIWKKGETSGELQRVIEVRVDCDEDVLLYIVEQNLNRACHTGERNCFFRNIQGNRKLRPLPFETPSRLEEVIKDRLARKPKNSYTVRLFLEGEDRVLQKFGEEAIETLIALKNSQKDQIVLETADLLYSLILSLVVKGVAWQEVMEELAKRFKE from the coding sequence ATGGAGAATTCAGAGAGGAACCCATTGACATATTCGGATGAGCTTATAAAAAACCTTAAATGGAACCAAGAGGGGCTACTGCCTGTAATAGCCCAGGATTATAGGACGGGCGAGATAAGGATGTTCGCCTGGGCTAACCAGCAGGCACTCCAGCTTACCTTGGAGACAGGCTATGCCCATTACTATTCCCGTTCAAGGAAGGAGATATGGAAAAAGGGAGAGACCTCTGGAGAGCTTCAAAGGGTTATAGAAGTCCGTGTTGATTGCGACGAGGATGTGTTGCTTTACATAGTGGAACAAAACCTAAACAGGGCATGCCACACGGGAGAAAGAAACTGCTTTTTTAGGAATATTCAAGGGAACAGAAAGCTCAGACCCTTGCCCTTTGAAACGCCAAGCAGGTTGGAGGAGGTTATAAAGGATAGGCTAGCCCGAAAGCCTAAAAATTCTTACACCGTCAGGCTCTTTTTGGAAGGGGAGGACAGAGTTTTACAAAAGTTTGGCGAGGAAGCCATAGAAACCCTCATAGCCCTCAAAAACTCCCAAAAGGATCAGATAGTTCTTGAAACCGCAGACCTCTTGTATTCCTTGATCCTTTCCCTTGTGGTAAAGGGTGTTGCGTGGCAGGAGGTTATGGAAGAGCTTGCAAAAAGGTTCAAGGAATGA
- a CDS encoding Mov34/MPN/PAD-1 family protein: MLRLKRSALQKMILQAERDYPYETCGLLLGKFQQDVRIVFGAYETPNAYPERKNDRYQIDPKDYLKAEQKAKEFGLEIVGVYHSHPDHPDRPSEFDRERAFEGFSYIILSVSKGKVVSYRSWELIDGEFREEPIDIFG, translated from the coding sequence ATGCTAAGGCTTAAAAGGTCTGCCCTTCAGAAGATGATCCTACAAGCGGAGAGGGATTATCCCTACGAAACCTGCGGACTGTTGCTGGGCAAATTCCAACAGGATGTGCGCATAGTCTTTGGTGCTTATGAGACACCCAACGCATATCCGGAGAGAAAGAACGATAGATACCAAATAGACCCAAAGGATTACCTTAAGGCAGAACAGAAGGCTAAGGAGTTTGGGCTTGAGATAGTAGGGGTCTATCACTCCCACCCAGACCATCCGGACAGACCCTCTGAATTTGACAGGGAAAGGGCCTTTGAGGGCTTTTCTTACATAATACTGTCTGTTAGCAAGGGTAAGGTAGTGTCCTATAGAAGTTGGGAGTTGATAGATGGAGAATTCAGAGAGGAACCCATTGACATATTCGGATGA
- the asd gene encoding aspartate-semialdehyde dehydrogenase: MRVAIVGATGEVGRTFLKVLEERNFPVDELYLYASEKSEGTELTFRGEKFKVRALNKETSFKGIDIALFSAGSAVSKEYAPRFVKDGAIVIDNSSAWRLDPDVPLVVPEVNPEDVENHKGIIANPNCSTIQMLVALKPIYDAVGISAIVVATYQSVSGAGAKAIRELEEQTRAWCRGEQMEVKNLPRRIAFNVIPQIDVFTENGYTKEEMKMVNETRKILHDPNIKVSATTVRVPVFYGHSEAISVKLNRPLEPESAMELLRKAKGVVLVEEGYPTPIDVAGRDEVFVGRIRKDLVFEPGLSMWVVADNIRKGAATNAVQIAELLIHAKA, from the coding sequence ATGCGTGTAGCCATAGTTGGTGCGACGGGTGAAGTGGGAAGGACCTTTTTAAAGGTGCTCGAAGAAAGAAACTTCCCGGTGGATGAGCTTTACCTTTATGCCTCCGAAAAATCGGAGGGTACCGAGCTAACCTTCAGGGGTGAGAAGTTCAAAGTAAGGGCGCTAAACAAAGAGACCTCCTTTAAGGGCATAGACATAGCCCTCTTTTCGGCAGGTTCTGCGGTGAGCAAAGAGTACGCTCCCCGCTTTGTCAAGGATGGTGCGATAGTTATAGATAACTCTTCCGCCTGGAGGTTAGACCCTGATGTGCCACTGGTTGTGCCGGAGGTAAACCCGGAGGATGTGGAAAATCACAAGGGCATAATTGCCAATCCCAACTGCTCTACCATACAGATGTTGGTAGCACTAAAGCCCATATACGACGCGGTGGGAATTTCTGCCATAGTGGTGGCAACCTATCAGTCGGTCTCCGGTGCGGGTGCCAAGGCAATAAGAGAACTAGAAGAACAAACAAGGGCTTGGTGCCGGGGTGAACAGATGGAGGTCAAAAATCTCCCGCGCAGGATCGCCTTCAACGTGATCCCACAGATAGATGTATTCACAGAAAACGGATACACCAAAGAAGAGATGAAGATGGTGAACGAAACAAGGAAAATATTGCACGACCCAAACATAAAGGTAAGTGCCACCACAGTGAGGGTTCCCGTCTTTTACGGACACTCGGAAGCAATTTCTGTAAAGCTAAACCGTCCACTGGAACCAGAATCCGCAATGGAGCTTTTAAGGAAGGCAAAGGGTGTGGTGCTGGTGGAAGAAGGTTATCCCACTCCAATAGATGTGGCGGGCAGGGATGAGGTCTTTGTGGGCAGGATAAGGAAGGACTTGGTTTTTGAGCCAGGGCTTTCTATGTGGGTGGTGGCGGACAACATAAGAAAGGGTGCAGCCACCAACGCAGTACAAATAGCGGAGCTTTTGATCCATGCTAAGGCTTAA
- a CDS encoding dihydroorotate dehydrogenase — protein sequence MDLSVNLFGISFKNPVWVASGTFGYGLEALKLYDISKLGAVVTKGLSLKPRIGNEPPRIAETPCGMLNSIGLQNPGVEAFLKEIYPQIEHIDTHFIANVFGETEEEYLEVCLALESADKIVAYELNVSCPNVKKGGLAFGHDLKVLGRLVSKIKGKVKKPVLVKLSPNTGDVVLFGKVCVDNGADGLVAINTLLGMKIDVEKRTPVLSTVKGGLSGPAILPIAVRMVWELYQALGTSVPIIGVGGIYDTDSALQHMLAGASAVQVGTANFFDPLSPLKILEGIEDYLKRHQLTLKDLVGGAHSEYRPDRCPC from the coding sequence ATGGACCTGAGCGTTAACCTTTTTGGTATTTCCTTTAAAAATCCCGTTTGGGTGGCGTCGGGCACCTTTGGTTATGGGTTGGAAGCCCTCAAGCTCTATGACATCTCCAAGCTGGGTGCGGTGGTAACTAAGGGACTTTCCCTAAAGCCACGCATCGGTAATGAACCCCCACGCATAGCAGAAACTCCCTGCGGTATGCTAAACTCCATAGGACTTCAAAACCCGGGCGTAGAAGCCTTTCTAAAGGAGATATACCCCCAAATAGAGCACATAGACACCCACTTCATAGCCAACGTTTTTGGAGAGACGGAGGAGGAATACTTGGAGGTTTGCTTGGCTTTGGAGAGTGCGGACAAAATAGTAGCCTATGAGCTCAATGTGTCCTGTCCCAACGTTAAAAAGGGTGGGCTTGCCTTTGGGCATGACCTAAAGGTCTTGGGAAGGTTGGTAAGTAAAATAAAGGGAAAGGTAAAAAAGCCTGTACTTGTTAAACTGTCTCCAAACACGGGAGATGTGGTTTTGTTTGGCAAGGTTTGCGTGGATAACGGTGCGGACGGGCTCGTAGCCATAAATACCCTTTTGGGTATGAAAATAGATGTGGAAAAAAGGACCCCCGTTCTATCCACCGTGAAGGGTGGACTCTCGGGTCCAGCCATCCTGCCCATTGCGGTTAGAATGGTCTGGGAGCTCTATCAAGCCCTTGGTACTTCCGTTCCCATCATAGGAGTTGGTGGCATCTACGATACGGATTCTGCCCTTCAGCACATGCTGGCGGGTGCGTCTGCGGTGCAGGTGGGAACCGCCAACTTCTTTGACCCACTCAGTCCCCTCAAAATCCTTGAAGGCATAGAGGACTACCTCAAAAGACACCAACTAACTTTAAAAGACTTGGTAGGAGGTGCCCACAGTGAATACAGACCTGATAGATGCCCTTGTTAA
- a CDS encoding gluconokinase: MNTDLIDALVKKLKGELVQTHASWVILTEDFAYKIKKPVNFGFLDYSTLEKRRENCLREVELNRRLCPWVYVGVLEVVKVNSEYFLEGEGEVVEYAVKMRRIPEERLMKNLLDKLTEEDLRRLAKHLFDFHQRAERKDEFGRLELMKFNTDENFMQTQKYVGITIEEQDYNFIKSATEEFYKKYAPLFEKRMKEGRIRDGHGDIRLEHVAFLEEGICIFDCIEFNERFRCGDVLNDMCFLSMELEFNGREDLAKVYEEEYKRLSQDPEFDLFLPFFKCYRAYVRGKVESFMLDDPNLSEEEKQKHKERASKLFKLSRKYAESLV, encoded by the coding sequence GTGAATACAGACCTGATAGATGCCCTTGTTAAAAAGTTGAAGGGTGAGTTGGTGCAGACCCACGCCAGCTGGGTAATACTGACAGAAGACTTTGCCTACAAGATAAAGAAGCCCGTAAATTTTGGCTTTTTGGACTATTCCACCTTAGAAAAGAGAAGGGAGAATTGCCTTAGGGAAGTGGAGCTCAACAGGAGGCTCTGCCCTTGGGTCTATGTGGGCGTTCTTGAGGTGGTCAAGGTGAACTCTGAGTACTTTTTGGAGGGTGAGGGCGAAGTGGTAGAGTATGCAGTGAAGATGAGAAGGATTCCAGAGGAGAGGCTTATGAAAAATCTTTTGGACAAACTGACAGAAGAAGACCTCAGAAGGTTGGCAAAGCACCTCTTTGACTTCCACCAGAGGGCGGAAAGGAAGGATGAGTTCGGAAGGCTTGAGCTTATGAAGTTCAACACCGATGAAAACTTCATGCAAACCCAAAAGTATGTGGGAATAACCATAGAGGAGCAGGATTATAACTTTATAAAGTCAGCCACCGAAGAGTTTTACAAAAAGTACGCCCCTCTCTTTGAAAAGAGGATGAAGGAGGGAAGAATAAGGGACGGACATGGAGACATAAGGCTGGAGCATGTAGCCTTTTTGGAGGAGGGAATTTGCATCTTTGACTGCATAGAGTTTAACGAAAGGTTCAGGTGCGGAGATGTGCTAAACGATATGTGCTTTTTGTCCATGGAGTTGGAGTTTAACGGAAGGGAAGATTTAGCCAAAGTTTATGAGGAGGAGTACAAAAGGCTGAGTCAGGACCCCGAGTTTGACCTGTTTTTGCCCTTTTTTAAGTGCTACCGGGCTTATGTGCGCGGAAAGGTGGAGTCCTTTATGCTTGACGACCCAAATCTGTCGGAAGAAGAAAAGCAAAAGCACAAAGAAAGGGCAAGCAAACTGTTTAAGCTTAGCAGAAAGTATGCAGAAAGCTTAGTCTAA
- a CDS encoding tetratricopeptide repeat protein: protein MSNKAIFNLLLFLVPLFIFSCSTTVAVGESPRSEGRPPGLIIASDKAVENGKKHLRKGKCDKAIHEFNKALAKNPNNFEALYWLGVAEGMCGYYSTAYDRLMLALRYSPNKGWEARVNATIGLVLLLSDRDEDAQIYFGRARMIDPRNELVIRYYEWEREMKGKGKGKKEKFRREEGFEVVLRWLD, encoded by the coding sequence ATGTCAAATAAGGCAATCTTTAACTTGCTTCTATTCTTGGTCCCTCTCTTTATCTTTTCATGCTCTACCACTGTGGCAGTGGGAGAAAGTCCAAGGTCAGAGGGCAGACCGCCCGGTTTGATAATAGCCTCTGATAAGGCCGTAGAAAACGGCAAAAAGCACCTTAGGAAAGGGAAATGCGATAAAGCTATACATGAGTTTAACAAAGCCCTGGCGAAAAATCCTAACAACTTTGAAGCCCTATACTGGTTGGGTGTGGCAGAGGGGATGTGCGGTTATTACTCCACAGCCTACGACAGGTTGATGTTGGCCCTAAGGTACTCTCCCAATAAGGGGTGGGAAGCAAGGGTAAATGCTACGATAGGGCTTGTATTGCTTCTGTCGGACAGGGACGAAGACGCCCAAATATACTTTGGTAGGGCAAGGATGATAGACCCAAGGAATGAGCTCGTGATCAGATACTACGAGTGGGAGCGGGAGATGAAAGGCAAAGGTAAAGGTAAAAAGGAAAAGTTCAGAAGGGAAGAGGGCTTTGAAGTGGTGTTAAGGTGGTTAGACTAA
- the hisH gene encoding imidazole glycerol phosphate synthase subunit HisH codes for MDYTALIDYGMGNLRSVEKALEYVGLKVIRTSDADVVKGARAVVLPGVGAFRDAMENLHRLNLYGPILSHIEKGKPFLGICLGLQLLFERSFEFGEEKGFGVLEGEVVLLPPKVKIPHIGWNQLWKKKNSSLLEGIKDGDFVYFVHSYRVVPKRAEVILTTTDYGEEFVSSVEYENIFAVQFHPEKSQRVGLKILQNWALAKGLIYNF; via the coding sequence ATGGACTATACAGCACTTATAGATTACGGAATGGGAAATCTCAGAAGCGTAGAAAAGGCTCTGGAGTATGTGGGACTTAAAGTTATCAGAACATCAGATGCGGACGTGGTAAAAGGGGCAAGGGCGGTGGTATTGCCCGGTGTGGGTGCCTTCAGGGATGCAATGGAAAATTTGCACCGATTGAACCTCTACGGACCTATACTCTCCCACATAGAAAAGGGCAAACCCTTTTTGGGGATATGTCTTGGACTTCAGCTCCTTTTTGAAAGAAGCTTCGAGTTTGGAGAAGAAAAGGGTTTTGGTGTTTTGGAGGGAGAGGTAGTCTTGCTCCCACCGAAGGTAAAAATTCCACACATAGGTTGGAACCAACTGTGGAAGAAAAAGAACTCATCCCTGTTGGAGGGCATCAAAGATGGAGATTTTGTCTATTTTGTCCATTCCTACCGAGTGGTCCCAAAGAGGGCAGAGGTTATTCTGACCACCACCGACTACGGAGAGGAGTTTGTTTCTTCCGTAGAATATGAAAATATCTTTGCGGTGCAGTTTCACCCAGAAAAGAGCCAAAGGGTTGGGCTCAAGATCCTTCAAAATTGGGCTTTGGCAAAGGGGTTAATTTATAATTTCTGA
- a CDS encoding MBL fold metallo-hydrolase RNA specificity domain-containing protein, which produces MRVGFYGGVEGVTGSCFLLEADNKKVLIDCGLFQGLEEHKNYEPFPFNPREIDYVVLTHAHIDHCGRIPLLVREGFRGKIISTEATKRIALLMLLDAAKVMYENYKVQLRKLQRVGKVPNPPLYEEYDVLEAIELFRITLPYDKEFNITNNLKITLKDAGHILGSAFVEVEVYENKKSKRLIFSGDLGNKNKPIVRDPQRPSKADYVFVETTYGDRNHKSFEESKEELLDAINYAFKMGGNVIIPSYALERAQEVLFVLREFYEMGKLPKCKIFLDSPLAISLTNLFKSHPEFFDEETYRIFLERDPFKLPNLYYTRDVEESKSINSITSGAIIIAGSGMLTGGRILYHLKYNLWRPECALVFVGYQPKGTLGRRIIEGESPVRIFGEEIEVRAKVYTINGFSSHTDQKGLLDWLSYTQNPKKVFLIHGEREKMTIFQQKLKESLGFDAYIPTYGELLEL; this is translated from the coding sequence ATGAGGGTGGGGTTCTACGGAGGAGTGGAAGGAGTAACGGGCAGTTGCTTTCTCTTAGAGGCAGATAACAAAAAGGTTTTGATTGATTGCGGGCTGTTTCAGGGTTTGGAAGAACACAAAAATTACGAACCCTTTCCCTTTAACCCGAGGGAAATTGACTATGTTGTGCTTACACACGCCCACATAGACCACTGCGGAAGAATACCCTTGCTCGTTAGGGAAGGTTTCAGAGGAAAAATTATCTCCACGGAAGCCACAAAGAGAATAGCCCTTTTGATGCTGTTGGATGCTGCAAAGGTGATGTATGAAAATTACAAGGTTCAGCTCAGAAAGCTACAACGTGTCGGCAAAGTTCCAAACCCTCCTCTCTACGAAGAGTACGATGTTTTAGAAGCTATTGAACTCTTCCGGATAACCCTACCTTACGACAAGGAGTTTAACATCACCAATAACCTGAAAATAACCCTCAAGGATGCAGGGCATATACTTGGTTCAGCTTTTGTGGAAGTAGAGGTATATGAGAACAAAAAGAGTAAAAGGCTTATCTTTTCTGGAGACCTTGGCAACAAAAACAAACCCATAGTTAGAGATCCTCAAAGACCATCAAAGGCGGACTATGTGTTTGTGGAAACCACCTACGGAGACAGAAACCACAAGAGCTTTGAAGAATCCAAAGAAGAGCTTTTGGATGCCATAAATTACGCCTTCAAGATGGGCGGTAACGTGATCATACCTTCTTATGCATTAGAAAGGGCTCAAGAGGTGCTATTCGTTCTGAGGGAATTTTATGAGATGGGAAAACTTCCCAAGTGTAAGATCTTTCTGGACAGCCCATTAGCCATAAGCTTAACCAACCTGTTTAAAAGCCATCCAGAGTTTTTTGATGAAGAGACCTACAGGATCTTTCTTGAGAGGGATCCGTTTAAACTTCCCAACCTCTACTACACAAGGGATGTGGAAGAGTCTAAAAGCATAAACTCTATAACCTCCGGTGCCATAATCATAGCGGGTTCTGGTATGCTGACCGGTGGAAGGATTCTATACCATCTTAAGTACAACCTTTGGCGACCTGAATGCGCTTTGGTTTTTGTGGGCTATCAACCCAAAGGCACCTTGGGAAGAAGGATCATAGAGGGGGAAAGCCCTGTCAGGATCTTCGGAGAAGAAATAGAGGTTAGGGCAAAGGTCTATACAATAAACGGCTTTTCCTCCCACACTGACCAAAAGGGACTGTTGGATTGGCTATCTTACACCCAAAATCCAAAGAAGGTCTTCCTGATCCACGGAGAAAGGGAAAAGATGACAATCTTTCAACAGAAGCTAAAAGAAAGCCTTGGCTTTGATGCGTACATACCCACATACGGGGAACTCTTGGAGCTTTAA
- the nadD gene encoding nicotinate (nicotinamide) nucleotide adenylyltransferase encodes MKVFFGGSFDPVHLGHLLIARDLLEELNIEELVFLPAYQSPLKEPHRASPEDRLEMLKLAIKGMEKFSISTLELNRKGVSYTVDTARQLFQELKERPTFLIGADSALTLHLWKDPDELVKLAKFIIIDRASKGKEVKTYFKERFPQLREGEDYLILSIRRIDISSTEIRQRIKEGKSIRWLVPQDVEEYILNRELYR; translated from the coding sequence ATGAAAGTTTTCTTTGGTGGGAGCTTTGACCCGGTGCATCTGGGACACCTGCTCATAGCAAGGGACCTCTTGGAAGAGCTTAACATAGAAGAGCTTGTCTTTTTGCCCGCCTATCAATCACCGCTAAAGGAGCCTCACAGGGCAAGCCCGGAGGATAGGCTTGAGATGTTAAAGCTTGCAATTAAAGGGATGGAAAAATTTTCCATAAGCACACTGGAGTTAAACAGAAAGGGCGTATCCTACACGGTGGATACCGCCAGACAACTCTTCCAGGAGCTAAAAGAAAGACCCACCTTTTTGATAGGTGCAGACAGTGCCCTAACTTTGCATCTGTGGAAAGATCCCGACGAGCTGGTAAAGCTTGCCAAGTTCATAATAATAGACAGGGCTTCTAAGGGTAAGGAAGTGAAAACCTACTTCAAAGAGAGATTTCCACAGCTAAGGGAAGGTGAGGACTATCTCATTCTTAGCATAAGAAGGATTGATATATCCTCCACTGAGATAAGGCAGAGGATAAAAGAGGGAAAGAGCATAAGGTGGCTGGTGCCACAGGATGTGGAGGAGTATATTCTAAACAGGGAGCTTTATAGATGA
- the der gene encoding ribosome biogenesis GTPase Der, producing MNKVVIVGRPNVGKSTLFNRLVGKRLSIVHDMPGITRDALEAIVHWKDKSFWVVDTGGLLEDKDYIAQEIRKRVQELLNQASVILFMVDGKEGITHADRAVAELLYPYREKVFLVVNKMDVKKAKENLYDFYSLGFEKVYPISAQHGRGVGELLDDVVSMLPEEEVAQREGLRLSFVGRPNVGKSSLVNAVLGSDRVIVSPIPGTTRDAVEVYFEYKGNPLILVDTAGIRRPSKVEYGVEFFSVGRSIKAIEMSDVVCLVVDLSEGVVHQDQRIGGLIARRYKGCVIVGNKFDLINSTEEEVKEYLRKRLSFLDYAPIVLTVATEGKGVRELLDNVLLVYQDYCKQHKTSFVNRCVEKVLSEKAPPGRIKVYYAYQESTKPPTFVLYTNNPEEWKSHYKKFFERRLRECTNIKHAPIRLILRSREE from the coding sequence GTGAATAAGGTAGTCATAGTTGGAAGACCGAACGTAGGAAAATCCACCCTCTTTAACCGCCTGGTGGGAAAGAGGCTTAGCATAGTTCATGATATGCCCGGCATTACCCGGGACGCCTTGGAGGCAATCGTCCATTGGAAGGATAAAAGCTTTTGGGTGGTGGACACGGGAGGGCTTTTGGAGGACAAAGACTACATAGCCCAAGAGATCAGAAAAAGGGTTCAGGAGCTTCTAAACCAGGCGAGCGTGATCCTTTTTATGGTGGATGGAAAGGAAGGTATTACCCACGCGGACAGGGCAGTGGCGGAGCTCTTGTATCCATACAGGGAAAAGGTCTTCCTGGTGGTAAATAAGATGGATGTTAAAAAAGCAAAGGAGAACCTCTACGACTTTTACAGCTTGGGCTTTGAGAAGGTCTATCCTATATCCGCCCAGCATGGAAGAGGTGTGGGAGAACTGCTTGACGATGTGGTTAGTATGCTCCCGGAGGAGGAGGTTGCCCAAAGGGAAGGGCTGAGGCTTTCTTTTGTGGGCAGACCTAATGTGGGAAAGTCCTCTCTGGTGAATGCGGTGCTTGGTAGCGATAGAGTGATTGTCTCTCCAATACCGGGCACCACCCGGGATGCGGTGGAGGTCTATTTTGAATACAAAGGAAATCCACTGATCTTAGTGGATACTGCTGGCATAAGAAGACCGTCCAAGGTAGAGTACGGCGTTGAGTTCTTCTCGGTGGGAAGGTCCATAAAGGCTATAGAGATGTCCGATGTGGTTTGCTTGGTGGTAGACCTCTCGGAAGGTGTGGTTCATCAAGACCAAAGGATAGGAGGACTCATAGCAAGAAGATACAAAGGTTGTGTGATCGTAGGCAACAAGTTTGACCTGATAAACTCCACCGAAGAGGAAGTTAAAGAGTACTTGAGAAAAAGGCTAAGCTTTTTGGACTATGCACCCATTGTGCTGACCGTTGCCACAGAAGGTAAGGGAGTGAGAGAACTCTTAGACAACGTCCTATTGGTTTATCAAGATTACTGCAAACAGCACAAAACATCCTTTGTAAACCGATGCGTGGAGAAGGTTCTATCAGAAAAGGCACCGCCCGGCAGGATAAAAGTTTATTATGCATACCAAGAGAGCACAAAGCCACCTACTTTTGTGCTATACACCAACAACCCAGAAGAGTGGAAAAGCCACTACAAGAAGTTCTTTGAAAGAAGGTTGAGGGAATGCACTAACATAAAGCACGCACCCATTAGACTGATCCTGAGGTCTCGGGAAGAGTGA